From a single Raphanus sativus cultivar WK10039 chromosome 3, ASM80110v3, whole genome shotgun sequence genomic region:
- the LOC108845830 gene encoding VQ motif-containing protein 31 isoform X2 → MNNQGSPNVATCKPVTTFVHTDTNTFREVVQRLTGPSESNAAAVPEATVMKTAIQKRPTSKLHERRQSMRPKLEIVKPPLSFKPTEGDKAEPDSCTTNNEEEERAIKERRFYLHPSPRSKPGYTEPELLTLFPLTSPNSSGRP, encoded by the exons ATGAATAATCAAGGAAGCCCGAACGTTGCAACTTGCAAGCCCGTCACTACATTTGTCCACACCGACACCAACACTTTCAGAGAAGTCGTGCAGCGCTTGACAGGTCCATCAGAGAGCAATGCTGCAGCGGTACCAGAAGCTACAGTGATGAAAACCGCTATACAAAAGAGGCCGACTTCTAAGCTCCATGAGAGAAGGCAATCTATGAGGCCAAAGCTTGAAATTGTCAAACCTCCTCTAAGCTTTAAACCCACTG AAGGAGATAAAGCAGAGCCAGATAGTTGTACAACAAACAacgaagaagaggagagagCCATTAAAGAAAGACGATTTTACTTGCATCCATCGCCAAGGTCTAAACCAGGGTATACAGAGCCAGAGTTGCTTACTTTGTTTCCTTTAACA
- the LOC108845830 gene encoding VQ motif-containing protein 31 isoform X1 has protein sequence MNNQGSPNVATCKPVTTFVHTDTNTFREVVQRLTGPSESNAAAVPEATVMKTAIQKRPTSKLHERRQSMRPKLEIVKPPLSFKPTGTTPSSKSGITNLLTNPLGTSSSLFSNLSLIEGDKAEPDSCTTNNEEEERAIKERRFYLHPSPRSKPGYTEPELLTLFPLTSPNSSGRP, from the coding sequence ATGAATAATCAAGGAAGCCCGAACGTTGCAACTTGCAAGCCCGTCACTACATTTGTCCACACCGACACCAACACTTTCAGAGAAGTCGTGCAGCGCTTGACAGGTCCATCAGAGAGCAATGCTGCAGCGGTACCAGAAGCTACAGTGATGAAAACCGCTATACAAAAGAGGCCGACTTCTAAGCTCCATGAGAGAAGGCAATCTATGAGGCCAAAGCTTGAAATTGTCAAACCTCCTCTAAGCTTTAAACCCACTGGTACAACCCCATCATCTAAATCTGGTATTACCAACCTTTTAACAAATCCACTAGGTACCTCTTCTTCATTGTTCTCTAACTTGTCCTTAATAGAAGGAGATAAAGCAGAGCCAGATAGTTGTACAACAAACAacgaagaagaggagagagCCATTAAAGAAAGACGATTTTACTTGCATCCATCGCCAAGGTCTAAACCAGGGTATACAGAGCCAGAGTTGCTTACTTTGTTTCCTTTAACA